A single region of the Gemmatimonadaceae bacterium genome encodes:
- a CDS encoding GH1 family beta-glucosidase, giving the protein MADRYVFPDGFLWGAATSAYQIEGSPLADGAGASNWHRFSHTPGMTANGDTGDISCDHYQRYRSDVGLMSDLGLNTYRFSISWSRVMPQGTGRVNEPGLDFYSRLVDSLLERGIKPNATLFHWDLPAALDDRGGWLNRDISEWFADYAVVMFDKLGDRVPLWATINEPWVIMDGGYMYGKLAPGHRSMHEAAIVSHNVLRAHGRAVQAFRASQSAGISKVGIVVNLEPKYSGSNSTEDIAATARADAYMNRQYLDPLILSEYPSEMVEIFGDAWQEWASEDMRLIAEKIDFLGINYYTRSVTVHDENEIPLRARAVAQRGHIYTETNWEVFPDALTRVLLWVKERYGDIPLYITENGSAFYDPPAPIDGRVDDPLRVAYLRGHLRAVGEAIRQGVSLHGYYAWSLLDNFEWSAGYSKRFGIIHVDYATQQRTIKASGRYYADVILTNGEVLAE; this is encoded by the coding sequence ATGGCTGATCGATACGTTTTTCCCGACGGTTTTCTCTGGGGCGCGGCGACATCGGCATACCAGATCGAGGGATCGCCTCTGGCCGATGGCGCGGGAGCGAGTAACTGGCACCGCTTTTCGCACACGCCCGGCATGACCGCGAATGGCGACACCGGGGACATCAGCTGCGATCACTACCAGCGGTATCGCTCTGACGTCGGATTGATGAGCGATCTCGGGCTGAATACATACAGATTCAGCATTTCGTGGAGCCGTGTCATGCCGCAGGGAACCGGCCGTGTGAATGAGCCGGGACTCGACTTTTATTCGCGCCTTGTCGACTCGCTGCTCGAACGGGGAATCAAGCCCAACGCAACGCTGTTCCATTGGGACCTGCCGGCCGCTCTCGACGACCGCGGTGGCTGGCTCAACCGTGACATTTCGGAATGGTTCGCGGACTACGCGGTTGTCATGTTCGACAAGCTCGGCGATCGAGTACCGTTGTGGGCGACGATCAACGAGCCGTGGGTGATCATGGATGGCGGCTACATGTACGGTAAACTCGCACCTGGACATCGCAGCATGCATGAAGCAGCGATCGTCTCGCACAATGTGCTCAGGGCCCATGGCCGCGCGGTGCAGGCATTTCGAGCCAGCCAGAGTGCCGGAATCAGCAAGGTTGGCATCGTCGTAAACCTCGAGCCCAAATATTCCGGTTCGAACAGTACAGAAGATATTGCCGCCACTGCCCGGGCCGACGCCTACATGAATCGGCAGTACCTCGATCCGCTCATCCTCAGCGAATACCCCAGTGAAATGGTCGAGATATTCGGCGATGCCTGGCAGGAATGGGCGTCCGAAGACATGCGTCTGATAGCGGAAAAAATCGATTTTCTCGGGATCAATTACTACACGCGCAGTGTCACCGTCCACGATGAAAACGAGATTCCACTTCGTGCGCGCGCCGTTGCGCAGCGTGGCCATATCTACACTGAAACCAACTGGGAGGTATTTCCGGACGCCCTCACACGCGTGCTGCTCTGGGTGAAGGAGAGGTACGGCGACATCCCGCTCTACATTACGGAGAATGGGTCCGCTTTCTACGATCCTCCGGCGCCGATCGACGGGCGCGTCGACGACCCGCTTCGTGTCGCTTATCTGCGCGGCCACCTGCGTGCGGTGGGGGAAGCGATACGCCAGGGAGTGTCGCTGCATGGTTACTATGCCTGGTCTCTTCTCGACAATTTCGAGTGGAGCGCCGGCTACTCCAAGCGTTTCGGCATCATTCATGTCGACTATGCGACGCAGCAGCGGACGATCAAGGCGAGCGGCCGCTATTACGCCGACGTCATACTCACGAACGGAGAAGTACTGGCGGAGTGA
- the ugpC gene encoding sn-glycerol-3-phosphate ABC transporter ATP-binding protein UgpC, translated as MARIKLEGIRKIYPGPTESVAVHGVDLDVGDGELVVLVGPSGCGKSTTLRMIAGLESISAGKLSIDGRAVNDVPPKDRDIAMVFQSYALYPHMTVRENLAFALKLRDTPKAEIKSRVDQAAATLGIEGFLDRTPRQLSGGQRQRVALGRAIVRQPKVFLFDEPLSNLDAQLRVQMRREIARLHRDLNATMIYVTHDQVEAMTLGDRIVVMNNGHVQQIDTPMRLYDHPANRFVAGFIGSPSMNFITGTITAGEAPGFTAAEGAFTVRIPPGLAERVVDLNGKAVIMGIRPEDVSVALATGPALFAGESTIVDPPALAPARLDIVEALGNEIFVYATVGAFSITARVSPQPLPLPGEPVTLAFDLAKAHFFDKETGARVGKG; from the coding sequence ATGGCACGCATAAAACTTGAAGGCATCCGCAAAATCTATCCCGGCCCGACTGAGAGTGTGGCCGTGCACGGCGTCGATCTCGATGTCGGCGATGGCGAGCTGGTCGTGCTCGTGGGCCCGTCAGGTTGCGGAAAGAGTACAACCCTTCGCATGATCGCCGGGCTGGAGTCAATCAGCGCCGGTAAGCTCTCGATCGACGGTCGTGCGGTGAACGATGTGCCGCCAAAGGATCGCGACATCGCGATGGTGTTCCAGAGCTACGCGCTATACCCTCACATGACGGTGCGCGAGAATCTGGCGTTCGCGCTCAAGCTGCGCGATACCCCGAAAGCCGAGATCAAGAGTCGTGTTGATCAGGCCGCTGCCACTCTCGGAATCGAGGGGTTTCTTGACCGCACCCCCCGCCAGCTCTCTGGCGGGCAACGGCAGCGAGTCGCGCTTGGCCGGGCAATCGTGCGTCAACCAAAGGTTTTTCTGTTCGACGAGCCGCTATCGAATCTCGATGCGCAGCTGCGTGTGCAGATGAGGCGGGAGATTGCACGGCTGCATCGAGACCTCAACGCCACGATGATTTACGTGACGCACGACCAGGTCGAGGCCATGACGCTCGGCGACAGGATCGTCGTAATGAACAACGGTCACGTTCAGCAGATCGATACGCCGATGCGGCTGTACGATCATCCCGCCAACCGCTTCGTGGCTGGATTTATCGGCAGCCCGTCGATGAACTTCATCACCGGCACCATCACCGCGGGGGAAGCGCCGGGGTTTACCGCCGCCGAGGGTGCATTCACGGTCCGCATCCCGCCCGGGCTCGCGGAACGCGTGGTGGATCTCAACGGGAAGGCAGTTATCATGGGCATCCGACCGGAAGATGTCTCGGTGGCCCTTGCGACTGGACCGGCACTTTTTGCGGGCGAATCGACAATTGTGGATCCGCCTGCGCTTGCACCGGCTCGACTCGATATCGTCGAAGCTCTTGGAAATGAGATTTTCGTGTATGCGACTGTTGGCGCGTTCAGCATTACTGCCCGCGTGTCGCCGCAGCCGTTGCCGCTTCCCGGCGAGCCTGTCACACTCGCGTTCGACCTTGCAAAGGCGCATTTCTTTGACAAAGAGACTGGAGCGCGGGTTGGAAAGGGGTGA
- a CDS encoding four helix bundle protein: protein MSDFRKLEVWRNAHDLMLRVHSHAGAIRGGAYLSLKSQIIRSSMSIPANIVEGRAQRTDREFSRFLGYAVASASELEYHLIAARDLKVLTEQKPAPLIQRTIQVRKMLIGLQKTLSGSTPAKTPQAV, encoded by the coding sequence GTGTCTGATTTCCGCAAGCTCGAAGTGTGGCGGAACGCGCATGACTTGATGCTCCGGGTGCATTCGCATGCTGGCGCGATTCGGGGTGGTGCCTACCTCTCCCTGAAGAGCCAGATCATTCGCTCGTCGATGTCAATCCCCGCAAACATCGTCGAGGGCCGCGCGCAGCGTACCGACCGGGAATTCAGCCGCTTCCTTGGCTATGCGGTAGCATCAGCCTCGGAGCTGGAGTACCACCTGATTGCAGCGCGGGACCTGAAAGTACTTACGGAGCAAAAACCCGCCCCCCTGATCCAGCGAACGATACAAGTGAGGAAGATGCTGATCGGCTTGCAAAAAACCTTGTCTGGGTCTACCCCCGCAAAAACTCCGCAAGCGGTCTGA
- a CDS encoding FAD-binding oxidoreductase: MKSAAVLIIGGGVIGASVACHLARKGVRDIVVVDGSPGRGAGSTGRATGGFRAQFSTRVNVRLSLLSRELLLRFRDDTGVDPGYIQAGYLWLAGNDAQLRALNDARQVQIAEGVHEARGVTLPDIAAINPAVSLDGIVGGAYCPTDGFIRPLEILEGYLTAAARLGVRVWWNTSVVGVKRGSDGRAVTVLTSHGEIAVEQIVNAAGPWAAGVASLAGVVLPVTALRRQVAFTEACDLLPVRMPMTIFLDDGFHLRVRDGRVLLAWPSPGVAGAPFVTTVDDSWIDEVSRRTRERIPALREIQIDRNSCYGGLYEMSPDSHAILGRSAECDNFWLVNGSSGHGVMHAPALGQLLAEVICGQETAIDVSALSPLRFADGREPAKQELL; this comes from the coding sequence ATGAAGTCGGCCGCTGTCTTGATAATTGGCGGGGGCGTCATCGGCGCGAGCGTCGCCTGCCACCTTGCCCGTAAAGGAGTGCGGGATATTGTCGTCGTCGATGGATCGCCGGGTCGCGGGGCAGGAAGTACAGGCAGGGCAACCGGTGGGTTCAGGGCACAGTTCTCGACGCGTGTCAACGTCCGGCTCTCGCTGTTGTCCCGTGAACTGCTTCTTCGCTTTCGCGATGATACTGGTGTCGATCCGGGATACATACAAGCCGGATACCTGTGGCTGGCCGGCAACGATGCGCAGTTGCGTGCGCTCAACGATGCACGACAGGTTCAGATCGCCGAAGGCGTCCATGAAGCGAGAGGAGTAACGCTGCCCGACATTGCGGCGATAAACCCCGCTGTCTCTCTCGACGGAATCGTGGGGGGTGCGTACTGCCCGACGGACGGATTCATCAGGCCCCTCGAAATACTCGAGGGCTACCTCACAGCGGCGGCCCGGCTTGGTGTTCGAGTCTGGTGGAACACATCAGTTGTCGGTGTCAAGCGAGGCAGCGATGGACGCGCCGTAACTGTACTGACATCTCATGGTGAGATTGCCGTGGAGCAAATCGTCAACGCTGCGGGCCCATGGGCAGCAGGCGTTGCCTCGCTTGCGGGGGTCGTCCTCCCGGTTACAGCCCTTCGTCGCCAGGTGGCGTTCACCGAGGCGTGCGATCTGCTCCCCGTCCGGATGCCGATGACGATCTTTCTCGACGACGGATTCCACCTGCGCGTGCGCGATGGGCGCGTGCTGCTGGCGTGGCCTTCGCCCGGCGTAGCGGGCGCGCCGTTCGTAACGACAGTCGACGATTCCTGGATTGACGAGGTCTCAAGACGAACGCGTGAGCGCATCCCTGCATTGCGAGAAATCCAGATCGACAGAAATTCCTGCTACGGAGGACTCTACGAGATGTCGCCCGACAGTCATGCGATTCTTGGTAGATCGGCAGAGTGCGATAATTTCTGGCTGGTGAATGGCTCGTCGGGTCATGGCGTGATGCACGCGCCCGCTCTGGGTCAGCTGCTGGCCGAAGTCATTTGCGGGCAGGAAACCGCAATCGATGTCTCCGCACTAAGCCCGCTTCGATTTGCGGACGGGCGTGAACCCGCGAAACAGGAATTGCTGTGA
- a CDS encoding AI-2E family transporter, producing the protein MKRLLAIAVVLMLLAALHASRPVTLPLVAGCMIAALSWPLLRRLEKRIPPWAALLLTILAVTSVIVALVAALGWSATTIGRDLQQQSDRIASLQSQISAFTERFGVTLPEFGSGAEQIGKTENGEKGATHGLATAIAGVLFTTFGYLALSMGFAALALAERRDAAEKIRIRFPKQKADTLIGISAKIGTAARQYFRAKSITSVIAGVMTGVIALAFGLKFALIWALLAFLLEYIPTIGSLLSVVPPVIYAFVQFNGFGQPLGMLAALTVAQLFLGNYIDPRLEGRLLNVSPLVVLFSIVFWGWLWGPAGALLGVPITVAITIVTRQFEETRWIWALLSDPADKHDD; encoded by the coding sequence ATGAAGCGGCTGCTCGCGATCGCTGTGGTGTTGATGTTGCTAGCGGCGCTCCACGCAAGTCGCCCGGTCACATTGCCGCTCGTTGCCGGCTGCATGATCGCGGCTCTCTCGTGGCCACTGCTCCGACGCCTTGAAAAAAGAATTCCACCATGGGCAGCTCTGCTGCTTACCATTCTCGCCGTCACGTCGGTGATCGTGGCACTGGTGGCTGCCCTGGGCTGGAGCGCCACCACGATAGGACGGGACCTTCAACAGCAGAGCGACCGCATCGCCTCGCTTCAATCTCAAATCAGCGCGTTCACTGAGCGTTTTGGAGTCACCCTTCCAGAATTTGGCAGCGGCGCTGAGCAAATCGGCAAGACCGAAAATGGAGAGAAAGGTGCAACCCATGGACTCGCAACGGCGATCGCGGGTGTGCTGTTCACTACGTTCGGATACCTCGCGCTGTCTATGGGATTCGCAGCTCTTGCGCTGGCCGAGCGGCGAGATGCCGCTGAGAAAATTCGCATCAGGTTTCCTAAGCAGAAGGCAGACACGCTGATCGGTATCTCTGCGAAAATCGGCACTGCAGCTCGGCAGTACTTCCGGGCCAAGTCCATCACGAGTGTCATTGCCGGCGTCATGACCGGTGTCATCGCGTTGGCCTTCGGGCTCAAGTTCGCGCTGATATGGGCACTGCTGGCGTTTCTTCTGGAGTACATCCCGACGATCGGATCGCTGCTGTCAGTCGTGCCGCCAGTGATTTACGCATTTGTCCAGTTCAATGGATTCGGGCAACCCCTTGGAATGCTTGCTGCGTTGACGGTGGCACAGCTCTTTCTCGGGAACTACATAGATCCGCGTCTCGAGGGCCGATTACTCAACGTCTCACCTCTCGTGGTGCTTTTTTCGATTGTCTTCTGGGGGTGGCTGTGGGGTCCCGCCGGCGCGCTGCTTGGCGTCCCGATAACCGTCGCCATCACGATTGTTACTCGTCAGTTCGAGGAGACACGGTGGATCTGGGCGCTTCTTTCCGACCCTGCTGACAAGCATGATGACTAG
- the cphA gene encoding cyanophycin synthetase, with translation MEPPVAHEPVTPDSVGLDPDALQVTRLRALRGPNYWRLAPVIACDIRLGSLEKVTSADIPGFAAQLISILPSLESHKCTRGKRGGFIERLHEGTHIPHILEHIALELQSLIGHDVSFGRVVASGDEGVWWLIIAYEEEETGLRAMRDAVRIVRACIAGEEIDIDATVNSLLSLYESSRLGPSTNSIVEEARRRGIPVRRLNKYSLVQLGLGRNLHRIQATLSDSTSAIGVEIAQDKDDTKRVLENIGLPVPKGDVARTLDGALDVAAEIGYPVILKPIAANHGRGISGRIGDAGELRASWDRSAAYGGRIVVEQFAEGNDHRVLVVNGKVVAAAERVAAHVVGDGKRTVNELIEEGNRDPRRGIGHTRMLTRLPNDVTTIEHLALAGRTLETVPDDGQFVPLRATANLSTGGTSIDRTDEMHPDNITACEMAAGVIGLDIAGIDILTPDISVPFRENRSVIIEVNAGPGIRMHTHPAEGHPRNVAAPIIDMLYPPGVEATIPVIAVTGTNGKTTTTRLIAHLFRVSENVVGFTTTDGTYLGSRLVIEGDMTGPFSANIILSNPTVDIAVLETARGGILRAGLGFDEADVGVVLNVSADHLGLRGIHTVEQLADVKSVIPAVVKREGHAVLNADDPLVYAMRDRTMADIVLFSTRPEGESDEFELHLSRNGIGARIEKDTFVIRRGRLRIPIAPVRDVPLMMGGAARFQRENILAAIATAYVQGMRYDDIRAGLLSFFPSPSLTPGRLNLMRFGVGRVLVDYAHNAAAIAGLMEFVHGIDATRRIGILTAPGDRRDEDLRNVGRLSASLDYVIVREDKYRRGRETGDTARLIIEGLREAGMHEDQMEIIYEEAESLKRALDMMKEGDLVFVLADNVPAVLDQIRALSAEHTAL, from the coding sequence ATGGAACCCCCTGTAGCTCACGAACCCGTGACGCCCGATTCCGTCGGTCTCGACCCTGATGCATTGCAGGTCACCCGCCTGCGAGCGCTCCGCGGCCCGAACTACTGGCGCCTCGCGCCCGTCATTGCCTGTGATATTCGCCTCGGATCACTCGAGAAAGTCACCTCGGCTGACATCCCCGGTTTCGCTGCACAGCTGATTTCCATTCTTCCTTCGCTCGAATCGCACAAGTGCACCCGTGGCAAGCGCGGTGGTTTCATCGAGCGACTGCATGAGGGAACACACATCCCTCACATACTCGAGCACATCGCCCTTGAGCTACAATCGCTCATCGGCCACGACGTCAGCTTCGGCCGTGTGGTGGCATCGGGTGACGAGGGAGTCTGGTGGCTGATCATTGCGTACGAGGAAGAAGAGACCGGCCTGCGCGCAATGCGCGACGCCGTGAGGATTGTCCGCGCGTGTATTGCCGGCGAGGAAATCGACATCGACGCGACAGTCAACTCGCTGTTGTCGCTCTATGAATCATCCCGGCTCGGTCCTTCAACGAATTCGATTGTCGAGGAAGCACGACGACGGGGCATTCCCGTCCGCCGGCTCAACAAGTACTCGCTGGTGCAACTCGGCCTCGGACGAAACCTGCACCGCATTCAGGCGACCCTTTCCGATTCCACAAGCGCCATCGGTGTGGAAATAGCGCAGGATAAGGACGACACGAAGCGCGTCCTCGAAAACATCGGACTGCCGGTGCCGAAAGGCGACGTAGCACGCACCCTCGACGGCGCACTTGATGTTGCCGCCGAGATCGGCTACCCGGTTATCCTCAAGCCGATTGCGGCGAATCACGGTCGCGGAATATCCGGGCGAATAGGCGATGCCGGCGAGCTGCGCGCATCGTGGGACAGGTCAGCAGCCTATGGCGGCCGCATTGTCGTTGAACAATTCGCCGAGGGCAACGATCACCGGGTCCTGGTGGTGAATGGGAAAGTCGTAGCGGCAGCTGAGCGCGTAGCTGCGCATGTTGTCGGCGACGGAAAGCGGACTGTGAACGAGCTGATCGAGGAGGGCAACCGTGACCCGCGTCGCGGAATCGGGCATACGAGAATGCTGACGCGCCTTCCAAACGACGTGACGACGATCGAGCATCTGGCACTCGCTGGCCGAACGCTTGAGACGGTACCGGATGACGGTCAGTTCGTGCCGTTACGTGCCACCGCCAATCTTTCCACCGGCGGCACGTCGATCGATCGCACCGATGAGATGCACCCCGACAACATCACAGCGTGCGAGATGGCCGCGGGCGTGATCGGCCTCGATATCGCCGGCATCGATATTCTGACGCCGGATATTTCTGTGCCCTTCCGTGAAAACCGAAGCGTCATCATCGAAGTGAATGCCGGCCCCGGCATCAGGATGCATACCCATCCTGCCGAAGGACATCCGAGGAACGTCGCTGCGCCTATCATCGACATGCTGTACCCGCCAGGAGTCGAAGCGACCATTCCTGTGATCGCTGTAACCGGAACGAACGGCAAGACGACGACGACACGTCTCATCGCGCATCTCTTCCGCGTGAGTGAGAACGTCGTCGGCTTCACTACCACCGACGGCACCTATCTCGGCAGCCGACTCGTCATCGAAGGCGATATGACAGGCCCGTTCTCGGCGAACATCATCCTGTCGAATCCCACCGTCGACATTGCGGTACTTGAAACCGCGCGCGGAGGTATTCTGCGCGCCGGCCTTGGATTCGATGAGGCGGATGTTGGGGTAGTCCTCAATGTCAGCGCCGATCACCTGGGGCTGCGGGGAATTCACACTGTCGAGCAGCTTGCCGACGTCAAGAGTGTGATACCGGCGGTGGTAAAGCGTGAAGGCCACGCAGTGCTCAATGCCGACGATCCACTGGTGTACGCGATGCGCGACCGGACAATGGCCGATATCGTTCTTTTCTCGACAAGGCCTGAAGGCGAGAGTGACGAGTTCGAGCTGCACCTCTCACGCAACGGCATCGGCGCGCGGATCGAGAAAGACACTTTCGTCATTCGCCGCGGGCGGTTGCGCATTCCTATCGCTCCCGTGCGCGATGTTCCGTTGATGATGGGCGGGGCCGCGCGTTTCCAGCGCGAGAACATTCTCGCCGCGATCGCTACGGCGTACGTGCAGGGTATGCGGTATGACGATATCCGGGCCGGACTGTTGTCGTTCTTCCCTTCACCGTCGCTGACGCCGGGCCGGCTGAACCTGATGCGGTTTGGTGTGGGACGCGTGCTGGTGGACTACGCTCACAACGCTGCGGCAATCGCCGGCCTGATGGAGTTTGTGCACGGGATCGACGCTACCCGTCGCATTGGGATTCTCACCGCCCCCGGCGACCGGCGCGACGAGGATCTTCGAAATGTCGGACGCCTGTCAGCGAGTCTCGATTACGTCATCGTTCGCGAGGACAAGTACCGCCGTGGCCGGGAGACCGGCGACACTGCGAGGCTCATTATCGAGGGGCTGCGCGAAGCCGGGATGCACGAGGATCAAATGGAAATCATTTACGAGGAAGCGGAGAGTCTCAAGCGGGCACTCGATATGATGAAAGAGGGCGATCTTGTTTTCGTGCTCGCCGATAACGTCCCAGCAGTGCTCGACCAGATTCGCGCACTTTCCGCAGAGCATACCGCCCTGTAA
- a CDS encoding cyanophycinase, with translation MGGACTPDGDALGSFIQLAAESNEKGPIVAITSASSDVRGSARHWKKDLRSAKAGDAVFPIIESRQDAANARTVQLIKDSKGIFLGGGSQIKLISTLSGTPVGDAIWDHYVNGGTVCGTSAGAAALTELTLAGNEVDEDGNLVEQYIGPGLGLLDFKTIIDTHFSQRRRLYRLFVAIAGYPDIMGLGIDEDTAMIVRGEVGKIVGRGGVTFVDGRTVKYDNAEEVTKGRQLTLSALRVGMIGTGYTFNLRERELEAAMIGSAIAQVP, from the coding sequence ATCGGTGGTGCATGTACGCCCGATGGCGACGCACTCGGCTCGTTTATACAGCTGGCCGCGGAATCGAACGAAAAAGGTCCGATCGTCGCCATCACTTCGGCGTCGAGTGATGTAAGAGGCAGCGCCAGGCACTGGAAGAAGGATTTGCGAAGTGCCAAAGCCGGCGATGCGGTTTTTCCTATCATCGAAAGCCGACAGGACGCGGCGAACGCGCGGACGGTTCAGCTCATAAAAGATTCAAAAGGGATATTCCTCGGCGGCGGAAGCCAGATCAAGCTCATCAGCACGCTCAGCGGTACACCGGTTGGCGATGCCATATGGGACCATTACGTGAATGGCGGCACCGTCTGCGGTACCAGCGCCGGAGCTGCAGCGCTCACGGAATTGACGCTCGCCGGCAATGAGGTTGATGAAGACGGCAATCTCGTCGAGCAATACATCGGACCCGGGCTCGGATTACTCGACTTCAAGACGATCATCGACACGCATTTTTCTCAGCGGCGGCGGCTGTACAGATTGTTCGTCGCCATCGCTGGTTACCCGGACATCATGGGGCTGGGCATCGACGAAGACACCGCAATGATCGTCAGGGGTGAAGTCGGGAAGATCGTCGGGCGAGGCGGTGTGACATTTGTCGACGGACGCACCGTGAAGTACGACAATGCCGAGGAGGTGACGAAAGGCCGCCAGCTCACATTGAGCGCGCTCAGGGTGGGAATGATTGGAACCGGATACACGTTCAATCTGAGGGAGCGGGAGCTGGAGGCAGCGATGATCGGTTCCGCCATCGCTCAGGTGCCGTAG
- a CDS encoding Uma2 family endonuclease: protein MGMALDVPRFTIDMLDDFPDDGNRYELLEGILLVTPAPSNMHQVVATRLVYMLMDALDGGRLAQVVAVGAIQRGKTTQLQPDILVSPASFPPGTHWGDISGWWLAVEVISPSSRIYDREVKRAAYLALGVEEYWLVDPRNRSVEVWKRGQAQGLSAEQSLTWRPSGLTSEIVIDLGEIFRDIDGDDYGT, encoded by the coding sequence ATGGGAATGGCGCTCGACGTTCCGCGGTTCACGATTGACATGCTCGACGATTTTCCTGACGACGGCAACCGGTACGAGTTGCTCGAAGGGATATTGCTCGTGACTCCGGCGCCGTCGAACATGCATCAAGTGGTGGCGACGCGACTGGTGTATATGCTGATGGATGCGCTGGACGGAGGCCGTTTGGCGCAGGTAGTGGCGGTCGGAGCTATCCAGCGTGGAAAGACCACTCAGCTTCAACCGGACATTCTCGTTTCGCCGGCATCATTTCCCCCGGGAACACACTGGGGGGATATCAGTGGCTGGTGGCTTGCGGTCGAAGTGATAAGCCCATCATCCCGCATATACGACCGCGAAGTGAAGCGAGCTGCATATCTGGCACTCGGCGTTGAGGAATACTGGCTGGTGGACCCGCGCAACCGCTCCGTCGAGGTGTGGAAGCGGGGTCAGGCCCAGGGCCTGAGTGCGGAACAAAGCCTGACATGGCGCCCGAGCGGTCTGACGTCAGAGATCGTGATAGACCTGGGCGAAATATTCCGGGACATTGATGGTGACGACTACGGCACCTGA
- a CDS encoding creatininase family protein: protein MNSSIRESLSVAGKPYILAQTTWKTVRDTPYEVAVLPWGATEAHNYHLPYGTDNVEAAYVAGEAARHAWDAGTKVIVLPVVPFGVNTGQLDIKLCLNMNPSTQAALLADIAHSLEKQGIRKLVIVNSHGGNDFRQMIRELQPACSVFICTVNWWNCIDPKSYFAEPGDHAGELETSVMMSISPETLLPISEAGDGHARKFKVSGLRDGWAWAPRQWTSVSDDTGTGNPARATAENGALFLDGVTRRIGGLLTELAAADLAAMYE from the coding sequence GTGAATTCCTCAATCCGCGAGTCCCTTTCAGTGGCAGGCAAACCCTATATTCTCGCGCAGACCACATGGAAAACTGTGCGCGACACGCCGTATGAAGTCGCTGTCCTGCCTTGGGGTGCGACCGAGGCGCACAACTACCATCTGCCTTACGGTACCGACAATGTCGAAGCCGCGTATGTCGCAGGAGAAGCAGCGCGGCACGCATGGGATGCAGGTACGAAGGTCATCGTACTTCCGGTGGTGCCGTTTGGTGTAAACACCGGTCAGCTGGACATCAAGCTGTGTCTCAACATGAATCCGAGTACGCAGGCTGCGCTGCTCGCCGACATAGCGCATTCGCTCGAGAAGCAGGGCATCAGAAAGCTCGTCATCGTGAACAGTCACGGCGGCAATGACTTCCGGCAGATGATTCGCGAGCTTCAGCCTGCATGCAGTGTGTTCATCTGTACCGTGAACTGGTGGAACTGCATCGATCCGAAGTCGTATTTCGCCGAGCCCGGCGACCATGCGGGAGAGCTTGAAACGAGCGTGATGATGTCTATCAGTCCGGAAACCTTGCTGCCGATATCCGAGGCCGGGGATGGGCACGCGAGGAAGTTCAAGGTCAGTGGCCTGCGTGACGGATGGGCATGGGCACCTCGGCAGTGGACCAGCGTTTCCGACGACACGGGGACAGGCAATCCCGCCCGGGCAACGGCAGAGAATGGCGCGCTGTTTCTCGATGGGGTCACTCGGCGGATCGGGGGTCTGCTTACAGAACTCGCAGCGGCGGATCTGGCCGCGATGTACGAGTAG